The proteins below are encoded in one region of Methanosarcina barkeri 3:
- a CDS encoding PKD domain-containing protein, with product MGARRTIFLVTILFIAGAITDTICGHASAKEITVDDDSEADFRSIQEAVTNSYSGDVILVCPGNYNESVGVTKENISILSESQDPENTLVRSFKMGANNTTISGFSIQEGLILRKYMPTGAFAGYSYQDPIENCTVKNNILKLGIDAKVCHSFMVEKNVILSSGVRISAPDDAVISNLRISDNLIVDGSIDVYRGLNNSVLLNNTILKGCIDLVQCNGYKILENYVSNDPNAGSGGMGIALYDSDSGEIENNKIVNCSTGMHIMSGSCVINNNTLTDNGQGIMVGASLSGHSFSNNTILNSNIGIFLSGPAYVGNLAGGDSLLNGGNSLLNNTISNNNIGIFFECDSSGNLVASNRVELNNQYGVCVGDVSYEVPYNGTNWFYNNIFNNTVNFFNDESSDKSNYYTAKTINNKTGIFFATWNITKVSGTNVVCGPYLGGNYWAKPDGTGFSQNCVDSDEDGIGDLPYKINENYTDYLPLVSVSTSQESIIPIANFSTNITQDLAPVAVQFTDLSKNAILWKWDFDSDGISDSTNQNPAYTYTTPGTYIINLTVSNGKDKSSKNMEIILREAEVPPLADFKTNATAGQVPLSVQFTQLSENATSWVWDFNNDGTADSIEKNPVYVYAYPGTYTVNLTVDNIKGTSSKSSIVTVSPAQRIDGELILTEYLITTNKSITGGPDIYNDWIVWQDNRNGNWDIYMYDLNTRKEMKIITGETSQYDLDIGSGNIVWNNLRNGNQNKIYVYNVSASKETQITTNKSDKWLPAIYKDKAAWIDFRNGKSDVYMYNLSTSREIQITTSESDHKYFPSIYDDRVVWVDGDIYMYNLSTSKETQITSTESWKQKPVIHGNRIVWQDEHNGNFDIHMYDLSTKKETQIASGRVGWPVIYGNRIVYTDTRNWKTDIYMYDLPTGKETQITTSGSASGRAIYGDRIVWADSRNGLENSDIYMCTISKKESESKKPVADFSGFPNSGTAPLKVLFTDNSTGAPTSWLWDFGDGINSKHAMNATHTFTKPGTYNVTLNVTNTDGSSSIIRPGYVTVKSE from the coding sequence ATGGGAGCACGCAGAACAATCTTTTTAGTGACCATTCTATTTATAGCAGGAGCAATAACAGACACGATTTGTGGTCATGCGTCGGCAAAGGAAATTACTGTAGATGATGATTCTGAAGCAGATTTCAGATCTATTCAGGAAGCAGTAACTAATTCGTATTCTGGAGATGTAATTTTAGTTTGTCCAGGAAATTATAACGAAAGTGTGGGTGTAACAAAGGAAAATATAAGTATCCTTTCTGAATCTCAAGATCCTGAGAACACTCTTGTTCGGTCATTTAAAATGGGTGCAAACAATACTACTATAAGTGGGTTTAGTATACAGGAAGGTTTAATTTTACGGAAATATATGCCTACTGGTGCCTTTGCTGGTTATAGTTATCAGGACCCCATTGAAAACTGTACTGTTAAAAATAACATTTTGAAACTTGGCATTGATGCTAAGGTGTGTCACAGCTTCATGGTTGAGAAGAACGTGATTCTAAGCTCAGGTGTCCGTATATCTGCGCCTGATGACGCCGTGATTTCTAATCTTAGAATTTCCGACAATCTAATTGTTGACGGAAGTATTGATGTTTATCGAGGACTAAATAATTCTGTTTTGCTTAATAATACTATTTTAAAGGGTTGCATAGATTTGGTTCAATGCAATGGCTACAAAATTCTCGAGAATTATGTTTCAAATGATCCAAACGCTGGCTCGGGGGGTATGGGAATTGCCCTTTATGACTCTGATTCTGGTGAAATAGAAAACAATAAGATTGTGAATTGTAGCACAGGCATGCATATAATGTCAGGTTCTTGTGTAATTAATAATAATACTCTAACTGATAATGGCCAAGGAATTATGGTTGGAGCATCGCTAAGTGGGCACTCTTTTTCAAATAATACAATCTTAAACAGCAATATAGGGATATTCTTAAGCGGTCCAGCTTATGTAGGAAACTTAGCAGGAGGAGACTCACTTTTAAATGGAGGAAACTCACTTTTAAACAATACTATTTCAAACAACAATATAGGCATATTTTTTGAATGCGATTCTTCAGGCAATCTGGTAGCCAGTAACAGGGTGGAACTAAACAATCAATATGGAGTCTGTGTCGGAGATGTCAGCTATGAGGTTCCATATAATGGAACCAATTGGTTTTATAATAACATATTTAATAATACTGTCAATTTCTTTAACGATGAAAGCAGCGACAAAAGCAACTATTATACTGCAAAGACAATAAACAATAAAACCGGAATATTTTTCGCTACCTGGAATATCACAAAAGTCTCAGGTACTAATGTTGTATGCGGTCCTTACCTTGGTGGTAATTACTGGGCAAAACCTGATGGAACTGGATTTTCCCAGAACTGCGTAGATTCGGATGAAGATGGAATTGGAGATTTACCCTATAAAATTAATGAGAATTATACGGACTATCTCCCGCTCGTATCTGTATCAACATCGCAGGAATCAATAATTCCCATTGCAAACTTCAGTACAAATATAACACAGGATCTTGCCCCAGTTGCTGTCCAGTTTACAGATCTCTCGAAAAATGCAATTTTATGGAAATGGGATTTTGACAGTGATGGAATATCTGACTCCACAAACCAAAATCCAGCTTATACATACACGACTCCGGGAACTTATATTATCAATTTAACCGTGAGTAACGGAAAAGACAAGTCATCAAAAAATATGGAAATAATTTTACGGGAAGCTGAAGTTCCTCCGTTAGCAGACTTCAAAACTAATGCCACAGCTGGTCAGGTTCCTCTTTCAGTTCAATTTACACAACTCTCGGAAAACGCAACATCATGGGTATGGGATTTCAACAATGATGGAACTGCTGATTCTATAGAAAAAAATCCGGTTTATGTATATGCTTATCCTGGAACCTATACTGTTAACCTGACAGTAGATAATATAAAGGGCACTTCCTCAAAATCGTCTATTGTAACAGTATCTCCTGCGCAACGCATAGATGGGGAGCTTATTCTCACCGAATATCTGATTACAACAAACAAATCAATCACGGGTGGCCCTGATATCTACAATGACTGGATAGTATGGCAGGATAACCGCAATGGAAACTGGGATATCTATATGTATGATCTCAACACTCGCAAGGAAATGAAAATAATCACCGGTGAAACTAGTCAGTACGATCTTGATATTGGCAGTGGCAATATAGTGTGGAATAATCTGCGTAATGGAAATCAAAATAAGATCTACGTATACAATGTCTCCGCTTCTAAGGAAACTCAGATAACCACTAACAAATCAGATAAGTGGCTTCCTGCTATCTATAAGGATAAGGCTGCATGGATTGATTTCCGCAATGGAAAATCCGATGTATACATGTATAATCTTTCTACTTCCAGAGAGATTCAGATTACTACCAGTGAATCCGACCATAAGTATTTTCCTAGTATATACGATGATAGAGTAGTATGGGTAGATGGAGATATTTACATGTACAATCTGTCTACTTCCAAAGAGACACAGATAACTTCCACTGAATCATGGAAGCAGAAGCCTGTAATTCACGGGAACAGAATTGTATGGCAGGATGAACACAATGGGAATTTCGATATCCACATGTATGATCTTTCCACTAAAAAGGAAACTCAAATCGCTAGCGGACGTGTAGGCTGGCCTGTCATTTATGGTAACAGAATAGTATATACCGATACTCGCAATTGGAAAACTGATATCTATATGTACGATCTCCCCACTGGAAAGGAGACTCAGATCACTACCAGCGGATCAGCGTCGGGTCGTGCAATCTACGGGGACAGGATTGTATGGGCAGATTCTCGCAATGGACTTGAAAACTCGGATATCTACATGTGCACTATTTCGAAGAAGGAATCAGAATCAAAGAAACCAGTTGCAGACTTTTCTGGATTCCCTAATTCTGGAACAGCCCCGTTAAAAGTACTGTTTACTGACAATAGTACAGGTGCACCGACTTCCTGGCTGTGGGACTTTGGGGACGGTATTAATTCAAAGCATGCGATGAATGCTACGCACACTTTCACAAAACCTGGAACTTATAACGTTACTCTAAATGTAACTAATACTGATGGCAGCAGTTCGATAATAAGGCCGGGTTACGTTACTGTAAAAAGTGAGTAA
- a CDS encoding energy-coupling factor ABC transporter permease — MAHIHLEDGAFSFQWISIWWILAIIVVCLCMYWMKNVKKSNDNKVLTIAGMCTAASFAIFQVNIPLFGGVHMNLTPLIGILGGPAVGGIIVFIVNILSAAIGHGGWGMIGANTLVNITEVSVAYFTYRGLIKAKLSLFSRAGIATLAGLLLGNVIMIVIILISGIQGVTQSRMDILYGLSLLAGVNMGVAVIEAVLTGYVVSYIRKVRPDMLSEAEPLV, encoded by the coding sequence ATGGCTCACATACATTTAGAAGACGGTGCTTTTTCCTTCCAATGGATTTCTATATGGTGGATTCTCGCTATAATTGTAGTCTGCCTTTGTATGTATTGGATGAAAAATGTGAAGAAAAGCAATGACAATAAAGTGTTAACTATTGCAGGGATGTGCACTGCTGCTTCATTTGCAATCTTTCAGGTAAATATCCCCTTGTTTGGTGGAGTTCACATGAATCTAACGCCTCTTATAGGTATTCTGGGAGGTCCGGCAGTAGGAGGGATAATTGTGTTCATAGTGAATATATTATCTGCAGCAATAGGACATGGTGGATGGGGGATGATCGGAGCGAACACTCTAGTCAATATAACTGAAGTTTCGGTTGCCTACTTTACATATCGCGGACTTATCAAAGCCAAATTAAGCTTGTTTTCGAGAGCCGGTATCGCTACTTTGGCAGGACTTTTGCTTGGTAACGTAATCATGATAGTCATAATATTGATCTCAGGTATCCAGGGAGTAACGCAGAGTCGTATGGATATTCTCTATGGGCTCTCTCTCCTGGCAGGAGTCAATATGGGAGTTGCTGTGATAGAGGCTGTGCTTACTGGATATGTAGTATCTTACATACGAAAAGTCAGACCAGATATGCTTTCGGAGGCTGAGCCACTTGTATGA
- a CDS encoding energy-coupling factor ABC transporter ATP-binding protein has translation MKKHIDPVQNHAFSEPHELIHIDCASHVYPDGSIGIHDLCFRVKENEIVALCGANGSGKSTLLEHLNGLLLPSKGNIYVMGQKTDSTTKKDLWKHVGIVFQKSDDQLFAPTVLDDVMFGPLNLGMNRGEAWNAAMEALRAVGAEKFINKIPNYLSGGQKRLVSIAGILAMKPKIIALDEPTSDLDPKHAEIIENIICELKEKHGISIVLATHDLDLAARIADRVCIVKGGSVIAEGRPSDIFYNIDLLEDAGLKEPIIAQVYEALCEFKKIEVKRRPVTVEELVKSL, from the coding sequence ATGAAAAAACATATTGATCCAGTACAAAACCATGCTTTTTCAGAGCCTCATGAGTTAATACACATAGACTGTGCAAGTCATGTCTACCCAGATGGCAGCATTGGAATTCATGATTTGTGTTTCAGGGTTAAAGAGAATGAGATCGTTGCCTTATGCGGGGCAAACGGCTCAGGCAAATCGACCCTTTTGGAGCACCTGAACGGCCTGCTTTTGCCGTCAAAAGGTAACATATATGTCATGGGTCAAAAGACAGACTCTACAACAAAAAAAGATCTGTGGAAACACGTGGGAATAGTGTTTCAGAAATCGGATGATCAGCTTTTTGCTCCAACTGTCCTCGATGACGTTATGTTCGGCCCACTCAATTTAGGTATGAACAGAGGTGAAGCCTGGAACGCAGCAATGGAAGCTTTAAGGGCTGTAGGAGCTGAGAAGTTTATAAACAAAATTCCTAATTATCTTAGTGGTGGGCAGAAACGTTTAGTCTCCATAGCTGGTATCCTTGCCATGAAACCAAAAATAATTGCTCTTGATGAACCAACTTCAGATCTGGACCCAAAGCATGCCGAAATCATTGAAAACATAATCTGTGAATTAAAAGAAAAGCACGGCATTAGTATCGTCCTGGCTACACACGATCTCGACCTTGCTGCACGTATAGCTGATAGGGTCTGTATTGTTAAAGGAGGATCTGTAATTGCGGAAGGCAGGCCCTCAGACATCTTTTACAATATTGATTTGCTTGAAGATGCAGGGCTGAAGGAACCTATAATTGCACAGGTGTATGAAGCTCTCTGCGAGTTTAAGAAAATAGAGGTAAAAAGAAGGCCTGTGACTGTGGAAGAGCTGGTTAAATCCCTCTAA
- the cbiQ gene encoding cobalt ECF transporter T component CbiQ, with protein MKNSFLAYYFDFCKQNLIQNCGLYMNNSQASGHIPDLDLITYYSENSYSFLSRASPWIKLIGLIAIILILTIVKSVEVLVALYALLLLLYWHIGLPIRKLFDWCLLPVLFVLSLVILLMWNETGVPLFSLKFFWFSLTLTDNGLLLVVRLLLKALISMTSSLLFLMTTKYAYLSVLIYRIFPFPIDQIFLMSYRFLFITLDMVDSMIRAFKSRGGGLIKNVVRQSQIFAEIFALVFIRSYDQAERVNKAMESRGYDGTYTTSTEVPQMKPIDYAVLLVFLFVVTYLLLFHNSSISR; from the coding sequence ATGAAAAATAGTTTTCTTGCTTATTACTTTGATTTCTGTAAACAAAATTTGATTCAAAATTGCGGATTATATATGAATAACTCACAGGCTTCCGGTCATATCCCTGATCTTGATCTTATTACTTACTATAGTGAGAACTCTTACTCTTTTCTTTCTAGGGCCAGTCCCTGGATAAAACTAATTGGGCTTATTGCCATCATCTTAATTTTAACTATTGTTAAAAGTGTTGAAGTACTGGTGGCTCTGTATGCTCTTTTACTTCTTTTATATTGGCATATTGGACTGCCAATAAGAAAGCTATTTGACTGGTGTCTCTTACCTGTTTTGTTTGTTTTATCTTTAGTTATCTTATTGATGTGGAACGAAACCGGTGTACCACTGTTTTCCCTCAAATTCTTCTGGTTTTCCTTGACTTTAACGGATAATGGGTTATTGCTAGTGGTTAGGCTTTTGCTAAAAGCTCTTATATCAATGACATCTTCCCTTCTGTTTCTCATGACGACTAAATACGCTTATCTTTCAGTTCTGATTTACAGGATCTTTCCATTTCCCATAGATCAGATATTTTTGATGTCCTACAGGTTTCTTTTCATAACATTGGACATGGTTGATTCTATGATAAGGGCTTTTAAGTCGAGAGGTGGAGGTTTAATTAAAAACGTAGTCAGGCAAAGCCAGATCTTTGCGGAGATCTTTGCGCTTGTTTTTATTCGATCTTATGATCAGGCGGAAAGGGTGAACAAAGCTATGGAGTCTCGGGGATATGATGGAACATACACTACATCAACAGAAGTTCCTCAAATGAAACCTATAGACTATGCTGTTTTGTTGGTGTTTTTATTCGTAGTAACTTATCTGCTACTGTTTCATAATTCATCAATTTCGAGGTGA
- a CDS encoding 4Fe-4S binding protein: MREIILTKKIENTAFKMNADFIGIADAACFENSEYTGNKPQDVMASVRSVIILGVGVPRGAFETLPEGRAEYTNTLMAATATLRIVAFQIAKLIEKEGYRATIVPTEGSEFGYWYANRETLKANLSIKYAAYHAGLGNFGMNHLLITKDYGPRVRMTAILTNAPLEKGEKDTLLPFINEKCSKCLKCIEICPAGAISRDGEIDRQKCAQYMFNVLGGLRCGLCVKVCPQ, translated from the coding sequence ATGAGGGAGATTATCCTTACAAAAAAGATAGAAAATACTGCTTTTAAAATGAACGCGGATTTTATTGGAATTGCAGATGCAGCTTGCTTTGAAAACTCGGAATATACAGGAAATAAACCTCAGGATGTGATGGCAAGTGTTCGGTCAGTTATAATCCTGGGAGTTGGCGTACCGAGAGGAGCTTTCGAGACTCTTCCAGAAGGAAGGGCCGAGTATACCAACACTCTTATGGCAGCAACTGCAACCCTTCGAATAGTCGCTTTTCAAATTGCAAAACTTATTGAAAAAGAAGGATACAGAGCAACTATTGTGCCTACAGAAGGAAGTGAATTCGGATACTGGTATGCTAACCGCGAGACACTTAAGGCAAACCTGTCCATCAAATATGCTGCATATCATGCAGGACTGGGAAACTTCGGCATGAATCATCTTCTTATTACAAAAGACTACGGTCCCAGAGTTCGAATGACCGCAATACTGACCAATGCTCCGCTAGAAAAAGGAGAAAAGGATACTTTACTACCGTTTATTAACGAGAAATGCAGCAAATGCCTGAAATGCATTGAAATATGCCCTGCTGGTGCTATCTCCCGGGATGGAGAAATTGACAGGCAAAAGTGTGCACAGTATATGTTTAATGTACTGGGAGGGCTTCGTTGTGGGCTCTGTGTTAAAGTTTGCCCACAGTAA
- a CDS encoding C40 family peptidase codes for MKINKQKLTTTVLLAIFVAFIPLGAAAPIGTSENATVEAAKGWLGVEFVHGANNTSAIDCSHLVYQVYNQVGAKDIFFLKVPEMKNNTNYVNTTSPAPGDIILWQKDVSQNGKMYWLATHVGIYIGNNQFIDPSFDTENVTTENITGVYKEGMPYFARWSHN; via the coding sequence ATGAAAATAAATAAACAAAAGTTAACGACTACAGTACTTCTGGCTATTTTTGTAGCATTCATACCCCTTGGGGCAGCAGCTCCTATAGGAACTTCCGAAAACGCAACAGTAGAAGCCGCAAAAGGTTGGCTAGGAGTTGAGTTCGTACACGGAGCCAATAACACAAGTGCTATTGACTGCTCTCACCTGGTATATCAAGTATACAACCAGGTAGGTGCTAAAGACATCTTTTTCCTGAAAGTACCTGAGATGAAAAACAATACGAATTATGTTAATACAACCTCTCCAGCTCCCGGAGACATAATCCTCTGGCAAAAGGACGTCAGCCAGAACGGCAAAATGTATTGGCTTGCCACCCATGTAGGAATATACATAGGAAACAATCAGTTTATAGACCCATCATTTGATACTGAAAATGTTACCACAGAAAATATCACTGGTGTGTATAAAGAAGGAATGCCGTACTTTGCAAGATGGTCTCATAATTAA
- a CDS encoding DUF1648 domain-containing protein, which yields MTNNASSKSLCFTSEENLTMKLKYTKLQLALEIIGLLLLVGMVTFIYIQWDQIPQQVPMHYNALGEIDSWGSKYQTLILPAISILLYSFMTVVSFFPQIWNVPVQITDKNKEAVYLSTKNLIIFLKVEMLTIFFYLNYHTVTAQPLSITFLPILMIIIFGTLVFFIVRIIRLGNEKKYNREF from the coding sequence ATGACAAATAATGCAAGTAGTAAAAGTTTGTGTTTTACTTCAGAGGAGAATCTTACTATGAAATTGAAGTATACTAAACTCCAACTTGCCTTGGAAATTATAGGGCTTCTACTTTTAGTAGGTATGGTAACTTTTATTTACATTCAGTGGGACCAAATTCCTCAACAAGTTCCTATGCATTATAATGCACTGGGTGAAATCGATAGCTGGGGAAGTAAATATCAAACCCTTATTTTACCAGCCATAAGTATTTTGCTTTATAGTTTCATGACTGTAGTATCTTTTTTCCCACAGATTTGGAATGTTCCCGTTCAAATAACAGATAAGAACAAAGAAGCAGTGTACCTCAGTACAAAGAACCTAATTATATTCTTGAAAGTTGAGATGTTGACTATATTCTTTTACCTGAATTATCATACCGTAACTGCACAACCTTTGTCAATTACTTTTTTACCCATTCTTATGATAATTATATTTGGCACACTAGTTTTCTTCATCGTACGGATCATTCGATTAGGAAATGAAAAAAAGTATAACCGTGAATTCTGA
- a CDS encoding GNAT family N-acetyltransferase translates to MDFELRKWKKTDTENFFKYSHNTKIAKNMRDSFPSTLDDCRKTVESFSFNDETQQCCRAIVVNGEAAGCIALFLKSDVYCKNAEIAYWLGEPFWGKGIMSEAIKQLCRTAFEQYDIVRIFAEPYAQNIGSRKALEKAGFIFEGIMKKGVYKNGNFFDYFMYALVK, encoded by the coding sequence ATGGATTTTGAATTGAGAAAGTGGAAAAAAACAGATACTGAAAACTTTTTCAAGTATTCTCATAATACAAAAATTGCAAAAAATATGAGGGATTCTTTTCCCTCTACTTTAGATGACTGCAGAAAAACTGTAGAAAGCTTTAGCTTTAACGATGAAACACAACAATGCTGCAGGGCAATTGTTGTGAACGGAGAAGCTGCAGGATGTATTGCATTATTCCTTAAAAGCGATGTTTATTGTAAGAATGCAGAAATTGCATACTGGCTTGGCGAACCTTTTTGGGGCAAAGGAATAATGAGCGAAGCAATAAAACAGCTTTGTCGGACAGCTTTTGAACAGTACGACATTGTCCGGATATTTGCAGAGCCTTATGCACAAAATATCGGCTCAAGAAAAGCTCTTGAAAAAGCCGGATTTATTTTTGAGGGCATAATGAAGAAGGGTGTCTATAAAAACGGTAATTTCTTTGATTATTTCATGTATGCTCTTGTGAAATAA
- a CDS encoding GDSL-type esterase/lipase family protein encodes MAMPSSATIEIPAGTVSSYSLNIPGETYVLMGDVDASATAFSVDADNITFDGKGHTITFAQDTSGSGILSFGKNGIAIENVTINQMNKSISSAYGIYLADCNYVSILNDTIDVYKNTGIFVKSASSHVIIRDCDISSNTYGIFATNSQYLTVNESTLNSKKTNSIRLSNSGYCNFSGCECNSANTGINLSDMANNNTFTDCTVSTVIEDSIVITTANNNTFLRCNTSAIRGNNGISLVNSNWNAFTDCVSTAEKGYGINTTDSCDNIFNGCTISVIENMPVMITNSTNKFSNMSVSSTRSSAPHTSNHILTVGDSITKGVGVNYGLGYGSYLNATLNAYSPTWYVSNVGIGGTTAAQGRVTFPQWLDIYNPDIVLIMYGQNDISAGRSEQDIINDILWMAQEARNRSITPYILTTVPISSNNFKRISLNDNLTSQAALAGISVIDTYDSVDLSPGNGVHDGYDENNSLDGVHPNSVGYTLLGNYVSKHILTSVYPNSDFTGNVTSEKAPLTVTLTDKYRLASFMDLELWIRHVFNDEVQHIHIMQEIMLLA; translated from the coding sequence ATGGCAATGCCATCGTCGGCAACTATCGAAATTCCAGCGGGTACGGTTTCTTCTTACTCGTTAAATATTCCTGGGGAAACATACGTGCTGATGGGTGATGTCGATGCTTCAGCCACAGCGTTCTCAGTAGATGCTGACAACATAACATTTGATGGTAAGGGACATACAATTACTTTTGCACAGGACACTTCAGGCAGTGGAATTTTATCTTTTGGTAAGAACGGTATTGCAATCGAAAATGTCACAATCAATCAAATGAACAAGAGCATATCGTCTGCGTACGGAATATATCTGGCTGACTGTAATTATGTGAGTATTTTGAATGACACGATTGATGTATATAAAAATACAGGAATTTTTGTAAAGTCCGCATCATCACACGTAATTATCCGTGACTGTGACATTTCCTCAAATACCTATGGAATATTTGCAACTAACAGTCAATATCTAACAGTTAATGAATCTACCCTGAACTCAAAGAAAACCAATTCCATCCGTTTATCCAATTCGGGGTACTGCAATTTTTCGGGTTGTGAATGTAACTCTGCAAATACCGGTATAAATTTGAGTGATATGGCAAATAACAACACTTTCACTGATTGTACAGTTTCAACCGTTATTGAAGACAGCATTGTTATCACAACAGCAAACAATAATACCTTTTTGAGGTGTAATACGTCGGCTATTAGAGGAAATAATGGGATTTCTTTAGTCAATTCAAATTGGAATGCTTTCACGGATTGTGTTTCTACTGCTGAAAAAGGTTATGGAATAAATACAACTGACTCTTGTGATAATATCTTCAACGGATGCACTATCAGTGTTATTGAAAATATGCCCGTAATGATAACAAATTCTACAAACAAATTCTCAAATATGAGTGTTTCCTCTACAAGGTCATCTGCACCACATACTTCTAATCATATTTTGACTGTGGGAGATTCAATTACAAAGGGCGTAGGAGTTAACTACGGACTCGGATATGGATCGTACCTGAATGCTACTCTGAATGCATATTCTCCGACATGGTATGTGTCTAATGTTGGAATAGGTGGCACTACGGCAGCACAGGGTCGAGTTACGTTTCCTCAGTGGTTAGATATTTACAATCCTGACATTGTCTTAATCATGTATGGACAAAATGATATTTCTGCTGGGCGCAGTGAACAGGACATTATTAATGATATACTTTGGATGGCACAGGAAGCGAGAAACCGAAGCATCACTCCCTACATATTGACGACTGTGCCAATTTCAAGCAATAACTTCAAGCGTATATCGTTAAATGACAACCTAACTTCGCAAGCTGCGCTGGCCGGTATCTCGGTAATAGACACATACGACTCTGTTGACTTATCACCAGGAAACGGCGTACACGATGGGTACGATGAAAATAACTCACTTGATGGGGTACATCCGAATTCGGTTGGGTATACACTCCTGGGAAATTATGTCTCTAAACATATCCTAACATCTGTATACCCAAACTCTGATTTTACCGGTAATGTTACTTCAGAAAAAGCTCCTTTGACTGTTACTCTTACTGATAAGTACCGGCTTGCCAGTTTTATGGACTTGGAGCTCTGGATACGGCATGTTTTCAACGACGAAGTCCAACACATACATATTATGCAGGAAATTATGTTGTTAGCTTAA
- a CDS encoding nucleotidyltransferase domain-containing protein translates to MGLKIHEIGKEILYILLSEFFSKKEYVELAYLFGSTAEGTEGPLSDIDIGVYLSSKLTKGERIEKRLELIGELSTLLKNDHVDLLVMNDAAPVINFEVIRPNVPLFVRNEDLKLDVEQYVMSRYLDRKYHEDFLNRELLKRIREKSDIRNVSSR, encoded by the coding sequence ATGGGTCTTAAAATTCACGAGATAGGGAAAGAGATTCTGTATATTTTGCTTTCTGAATTTTTTAGTAAAAAGGAATATGTAGAACTTGCATATCTTTTTGGTTCGACAGCAGAGGGAACAGAAGGACCGTTAAGCGATATTGATATAGGTGTTTATCTTTCCAGCAAACTCACAAAAGGAGAAAGAATAGAAAAGCGTCTGGAATTGATAGGAGAACTTTCAACCCTCCTCAAGAATGATCATGTAGACCTCCTGGTGATGAACGATGCTGCACCCGTTATTAATTTTGAAGTCATAAGACCCAATGTGCCGTTATTTGTAAGAAATGAAGACCTGAAACTGGACGTGGAGCAGTATGTCATGTCTAGATACCTGGACCGAAAGTATCATGAAGACTTTTTAAACAGGGAATTACTAAAACGAATCAGGGAGAAGAGTGATATTCGGAATGTCAGCAGCAGATAA
- a CDS encoding DUF86 domain-containing protein, with protein MSAADKLFRKLNFMQRCVDYLKSIDPESSDLESNYEKRSAVERNFQLAIECAIDIGEIIISKEGLERPEDYRSVFRILGRHEIIPEEFAEKFAFSAGFRNILVHAYEEVDFDILRKLLAENLKDFDTFALYAAEYAERLAE; from the coding sequence ATGTCAGCAGCAGATAAGTTATTTAGAAAGTTGAACTTTATGCAGCGTTGTGTAGACTACCTTAAATCAATAGATCCCGAAAGCTCAGACCTTGAAAGCAACTATGAAAAGCGTTCCGCAGTAGAGAGAAATTTTCAACTTGCAATTGAATGTGCTATTGACATCGGAGAAATCATCATCTCAAAAGAGGGACTTGAAAGGCCTGAAGATTACAGGAGTGTATTTCGGATTCTTGGCAGGCACGAAATAATTCCTGAAGAATTCGCAGAAAAATTTGCTTTTTCTGCTGGATTCAGAAATATCCTGGTCCATGCTTATGAAGAAGTGGATTTTGATATATTAAGAAAACTGCTTGCTGAAAATCTGAAAGACTTTGACACATTTGCCCTTTACGCTGCAGAATATGCAGAGAGGCTTGCAGAGTAA